One window of Robiginitalea biformata HTCC2501 genomic DNA carries:
- a CDS encoding T9SS type B sorting domain-containing protein, with the protein METRSLYFLLFALLFGQLAPGQTCPQLISPANGEEDVPVDAAISWTDPGSFSGFIVSIGTTPGGVDILTNRTSSPISGYKPETGLPEDTWIYISFILILADGTEISCPGYRFRTAPFDRPPDCTRLLAPRNNAEEVALGEELIWDYAPRATGYLLTVLTSQGDTLVAERDMGNILDFNPPGNFPPETDIFVQITPYNRLGPAPGGCPAERFRTGASTVDCGPQRPEIPGFPGAVGLCPELGYAEVSAPAGADGYNWFRVAADGSQQLVASGREVRLDVTGNYFLEAYNEVGSINEFAICNTLVEFSVVTTPPPMIRRTQVSREVDGLRIQVFLEQNGAYEYSLDPVSGFQSSPIFSGLPLQGYTVYVRDAFGCGQVQQEVARSLSAADFPPFFTPNNDGANDLWRFDPPQDLSDAYVETIRIFDRYGNFLIELDPESRGWDGNVNGKPVPASVYWFVAVSLRQEVIRGYFALKR; encoded by the coding sequence ATGGAAACCAGAAGCCTATATTTCCTGCTCTTCGCGCTCCTGTTTGGCCAGCTGGCCCCCGGTCAGACGTGCCCCCAACTTATATCCCCGGCCAACGGGGAGGAGGACGTCCCGGTAGATGCGGCCATCTCCTGGACGGACCCGGGAAGTTTTTCAGGTTTTATCGTCTCCATCGGCACGACCCCGGGCGGGGTGGACATCCTGACCAACCGCACCTCCTCGCCCATCAGCGGGTATAAGCCCGAAACCGGGTTGCCGGAAGACACCTGGATCTATATCAGCTTTATCCTGATCCTGGCGGACGGGACGGAAATTTCCTGTCCGGGATACCGGTTCCGGACGGCCCCTTTTGACCGGCCCCCGGACTGTACGCGCCTGCTGGCTCCCCGCAACAACGCCGAAGAAGTCGCCCTGGGGGAAGAATTAATCTGGGACTACGCACCACGGGCCACGGGGTATCTGCTGACCGTACTGACTTCCCAGGGTGACACGCTGGTGGCCGAACGGGACATGGGGAACATCCTCGATTTCAACCCCCCGGGGAATTTCCCCCCCGAGACGGATATATTTGTACAGATCACGCCGTACAACCGGCTGGGGCCTGCGCCGGGGGGGTGTCCGGCGGAGCGCTTCCGGACCGGGGCTTCCACGGTGGATTGCGGCCCCCAGCGACCGGAAATTCCCGGCTTTCCGGGGGCTGTTGGCCTGTGTCCGGAACTGGGTTATGCGGAGGTATCGGCTCCGGCAGGGGCGGACGGGTATAACTGGTTCCGGGTGGCTGCCGACGGGTCGCAGCAACTCGTTGCGAGCGGCAGAGAAGTCCGCCTGGACGTTACGGGCAACTATTTCCTGGAGGCGTACAACGAAGTAGGCTCTATCAACGAGTTTGCTATCTGCAATACGCTCGTGGAATTTTCCGTGGTGACCACCCCTCCCCCGATGATCCGGCGCACGCAGGTATCCCGGGAAGTGGACGGGTTGCGCATCCAGGTTTTCCTGGAACAAAACGGGGCGTATGAATATTCCCTGGATCCCGTGTCGGGGTTCCAGTCGTCCCCGATCTTCAGCGGGCTGCCCCTGCAGGGATATACCGTCTATGTTCGGGATGCCTTTGGGTGCGGGCAGGTGCAGCAGGAGGTTGCCCGGAGCCTGAGCGCTGCCGATTTTCCGCCCTTTTTCACCCCGAACAACGACGGGGCCAACGACCTCTGGCGGTTTGACCCGCCGCAGGACCTCTCGGACGCCTATGTGGAAACTATCCGGATATTCGATCGATATGGGAATTTCCTGATCGAACTCGACCCGGAATCCCGGGGTTGGGATGGCAATGTCAACGGCAAACCCGTGCCCGCCTCCGTGTACTGGTTTGTAGCCGTTTCGCTCCGGCAGGAGGTGATCCGGGGCTATTTTGCCCTGAAACGATAG
- a CDS encoding T9SS type B sorting domain-containing protein, producing the protein MKMFQKLLCVAGLLCALATRGQECPQPVFPADGQTAVAVDASIQWTAVTGVTAYSLTIGTTPGGTEVLPLTSVGLATSYAPARGLPDNQEIFVTLYIFNLTQGTTPCTSFSFTTEDVTTAPGCTVLLSPTDGSRNVPVGTDIRWAYSPTATSYTISIGTSPGGSDLVDGATVDDALRFVPPADLPEEQDIYVRVVPQNENGEPTGCSESTFRTGPLATLPGCSVLRYPADGESNIPLSPVLEWDPVPGATGYIVSIGTSPTTNDVLDSADLRNVTETDVINFLPNTIYFVRIVPYNSAGEALGCGQTTFSTILGCGPYFDAGGNLVDLHPEITFPATVGICRDNPVNTVSAIDAADGYRWYLVEAPGRERLLAEGPDFEIPGEGTYRHEIYNTFTGVSGDFECSSSREFTVAVSEAAIPEDTDIRLGAGVIRIEANVSGIGDYEFSLGNADGPYQESNVFSDLPLDSYRIYVRDRNGCGITEILVEPDLTAEGFPNFFTPNGDGRNDRWQFILPESGISPVREISIFDRYGNLIARVDPQSDGWDGTLRGNPLPPSDYWYRAVDNQGGVVTGHFTLKR; encoded by the coding sequence ATGAAAATGTTTCAAAAATTGCTATGTGTGGCCGGGCTGCTCTGCGCGCTCGCTACCCGGGGTCAGGAATGCCCCCAACCGGTCTTCCCGGCAGACGGCCAAACGGCTGTTGCCGTGGATGCGAGTATCCAGTGGACCGCCGTTACCGGGGTTACCGCCTACAGCCTGACCATCGGTACCACCCCGGGTGGGACGGAAGTCCTGCCGCTGACCTCAGTGGGGCTTGCCACCTCTTATGCCCCGGCCCGCGGCCTGCCGGATAACCAGGAGATTTTTGTAACCCTGTACATCTTTAACCTGACCCAGGGAACAACGCCCTGCACATCGTTTAGCTTTACCACCGAAGACGTCACCACAGCACCCGGATGCACGGTGCTGCTCAGCCCCACTGACGGATCCCGGAATGTCCCGGTGGGGACGGACATCCGCTGGGCGTACAGCCCGACGGCCACCTCCTACACCATTTCCATAGGCACCAGCCCGGGCGGCTCCGACCTGGTTGACGGGGCCACCGTTGATGATGCGCTCCGCTTTGTGCCGCCCGCCGACCTGCCGGAAGAACAGGATATCTACGTCCGTGTGGTGCCGCAAAACGAAAACGGGGAACCCACCGGCTGTTCCGAGTCTACCTTCAGGACCGGCCCCCTGGCCACCCTCCCCGGCTGCTCGGTGCTCCGTTACCCGGCGGATGGGGAATCCAATATCCCCCTGTCCCCGGTCCTGGAGTGGGATCCGGTACCCGGGGCCACCGGGTACATCGTGTCCATCGGCACCTCCCCGACCACCAACGATGTCCTGGACAGCGCTGATCTTCGCAATGTCACGGAAACCGACGTCATCAATTTTTTGCCGAATACCATCTATTTCGTCCGCATCGTTCCCTATAATTCGGCCGGGGAAGCCCTGGGTTGCGGGCAGACGACTTTTTCCACCATCCTGGGATGCGGCCCGTATTTCGACGCGGGCGGAAATCTGGTGGACCTCCATCCGGAAATTACCTTTCCCGCAACGGTAGGAATCTGCCGGGACAACCCGGTCAATACGGTCAGCGCTATCGATGCGGCAGACGGCTACCGGTGGTACCTGGTGGAAGCACCCGGGCGGGAGCGGCTACTGGCGGAAGGCCCGGACTTTGAAATTCCCGGGGAAGGCACCTACCGGCACGAGATCTACAATACTTTCACAGGGGTTTCCGGGGATTTTGAGTGCAGTTCTTCCAGGGAATTCACAGTGGCCGTTTCTGAAGCTGCCATCCCCGAAGACACCGATATCCGGCTGGGTGCCGGGGTGATTCGAATTGAGGCAAATGTATCCGGAATCGGGGATTACGAATTTTCCCTGGGCAATGCCGACGGGCCCTACCAGGAGAGCAACGTCTTCAGCGACCTCCCCCTGGACTCCTACCGGATATACGTCCGGGACCGCAATGGGTGCGGGATCACAGAAATCCTGGTGGAACCGGACCTGACAGCAGAGGGTTTCCCGAACTTCTTTACCCCGAACGGGGACGGACGCAACGACCGCTGGCAGTTTATCCTCCCGGAAAGCGGCATCAGCCCGGTTCGCGAAATCTCGATCTTTGACCGGTACGGCAATTTGATCGCCCGGGTGGACCCTCAGTCCGATGGCTGGGACGGAACCCTCCGGGGAAATCCCCTCCCACCGAGCGATTACTGGTACCGGGCTGTAGACAACCAGGGAGGCGTAGTCACCGGGCATTTTACCTTAAAACGCTGA
- a CDS encoding ABC transporter permease subunit: MKRLLQIEFIKLWNNRASRFLVLAYFGLIALIALVTSIKIDWGPLKFNVADIGIFNFPYIWHFNTFMIAFLKVFLAIVIVSMISNEYSNKTIKQNLIDGLSKKEFIASKVLTIGVLAIASTLFVFLISLVLGLMHSDYDEIAIIFSDLEYLAAYLVKLFGFFAFCFFVGMLVKRSAFALGFLFIWFIGAEFIPWVYLTSKYTKGYADSIYQFFPFGSMWQTLSEPFTRLSVIQSAAREVGEEIVKDYAVHGFQLLIVLAWSAIFIYLSYVLLKRRDL; encoded by the coding sequence ATGAAACGCCTGCTCCAAATAGAATTCATCAAACTCTGGAACAACCGGGCCAGCCGCTTTTTGGTCCTCGCCTACTTTGGGCTGATTGCGCTGATCGCCCTGGTGACCTCCATCAAAATCGACTGGGGGCCCCTGAAATTCAACGTAGCGGACATCGGGATTTTTAACTTCCCCTATATCTGGCATTTCAACACCTTTATGATTGCCTTTTTAAAGGTTTTCCTGGCCATCGTCATCGTCTCGATGATCTCCAACGAGTACAGCAACAAGACGATCAAGCAGAACCTCATCGACGGGTTGTCCAAGAAAGAGTTTATCGCCTCCAAGGTCCTGACCATCGGCGTGCTCGCCATTGCCTCTACCCTTTTTGTATTCCTGATTTCGCTGGTTTTGGGGCTGATGCATTCGGATTACGATGAAATTGCGATCATTTTTTCCGACCTGGAATACCTGGCGGCCTACCTGGTAAAGTTGTTCGGTTTCTTTGCCTTCTGCTTCTTTGTGGGCATGCTGGTGAAGCGGTCCGCCTTCGCCCTGGGCTTCCTGTTTATCTGGTTTATCGGGGCGGAATTCATCCCCTGGGTCTACCTGACGTCCAAATACACCAAGGGCTACGCGGATTCCATCTACCAGTTCTTCCCTTTCGGGTCCATGTGGCAAACGCTGTCCGAACCGTTTACACGCCTGTCCGTGATCCAGTCGGCCGCCCGGGAAGTTGGGGAGGAAATCGTAAAGGACTACGCAGTCCACGGTTTTCAATTGCTCATCGTCCTGGCCTGGTCCGCGATATTTATCTACCTGTCCTACGTCCTGCTCAAAAGACGCGATCTCTGA
- a CDS encoding ABC transporter ATP-binding protein: METILTVTNLTKKFGALTAVKDLSFTIEKGNVYGILGPNGSGKSTTLGIVLNVVNRTSGQFSWFDGTSTTHQALKKVGAIIERPNFYPYMSALQNLRLVCRIKEVPYTRIREKLELVGLWDRRNSKFKTYSLGMKQRLAIASALLNNPEILILDEPTNGLDPQGIHQIRELIKQIAAQGTTILLASHLLDEVEKVCSHVVILRKGENLYTGKVDGMLASHGYFELKSADIDALEAFLGNQPEFGSFTRENGLLTGYLEDPLEPEVLNERCFKNGIRLSHLVKRKESLEQQFLAITNKQEARNS, from the coding sequence TTGGAAACCATTCTGACTGTCACCAACCTCACTAAAAAATTCGGAGCCCTGACGGCCGTCAAAGACCTGAGCTTCACCATCGAAAAAGGGAATGTATACGGCATCCTCGGGCCCAATGGAAGCGGGAAATCCACCACGCTGGGCATTGTGCTGAACGTGGTAAACCGCACCTCGGGCCAGTTCAGCTGGTTTGACGGGACAAGTACCACCCACCAGGCGCTTAAAAAAGTCGGGGCCATCATTGAACGGCCGAATTTCTACCCCTACATGAGCGCCCTGCAAAATCTCCGGCTGGTCTGCCGGATCAAGGAGGTGCCCTATACGCGGATACGGGAAAAACTCGAACTGGTGGGGCTGTGGGACAGGCGCAACAGTAAGTTCAAGACGTATTCCCTGGGGATGAAACAACGCCTGGCCATCGCCTCTGCCCTCTTGAACAACCCGGAAATCCTGATCCTGGACGAACCGACCAACGGCCTGGACCCCCAGGGGATCCACCAGATCCGGGAACTTATCAAACAGATTGCAGCCCAGGGCACTACCATCCTGCTGGCCTCCCACCTGCTGGATGAGGTCGAAAAGGTCTGCTCCCATGTTGTGATCCTCCGCAAAGGGGAAAACCTCTACACGGGCAAGGTAGACGGCATGCTGGCCAGCCACGGTTATTTTGAACTGAAATCCGCCGATATCGATGCCCTGGAGGCATTCCTTGGAAACCAACCGGAATTCGGCAGCTTCACGCGGGAAAACGGCCTGCTCACGGGGTACCTTGAGGACCCCCTGGAACCGGAAGTGCTCAACGAACGCTGTTTTAAAAACGGTATCCGGTTATCCCACCTGGTCAAGCGCAAAGAAAGCCTCGAACAACAATTCCTGGCCATCACCAACAAACAGGAAGCCCGCAATTCCTAA
- a CDS encoding nucleoid-associated protein, with amino-acid sequence MLNLYATQIETVSLHRVGNKHRAEPLFLSEAPYRLNDEIGGLLKEYFFKPFREKEENYYCFRHEADLEFHPVYQAACQVFDNPGRLHEVSREIARHLFSQSNHPHIKSGECYVAYLTDVMLDNEKTDALGIFKSEVKQDFLQFEEQGANLDMLVRQGVNLNRLDKGCLIFNRERENGFKVLSSDSNRYDAKYWLEEFLGLAPLTDENFYTKNYLKFCQNFAKDVVLPAEDKQQEVLFMNRAVNHFAKNDDFEETRFLNEVMDNPELIPEFKHYKTEKGPKYSIEDVSNFQIANKAVSDSRKKIKNVIDLDTNIQIKLNFINPDSAEKFVEKGWDEERQMYYYLVYFNREQKS; translated from the coding sequence ATGTTAAACCTGTATGCAACCCAAATCGAAACCGTTTCCCTCCACCGCGTGGGAAACAAACACCGGGCAGAGCCCCTGTTCCTGTCCGAGGCCCCCTATCGCCTGAATGATGAGATCGGCGGCCTGCTGAAGGAGTACTTTTTCAAACCTTTCCGCGAAAAAGAAGAAAATTACTACTGTTTCAGGCATGAGGCCGACCTGGAATTCCACCCGGTCTACCAGGCAGCCTGCCAGGTTTTCGATAACCCGGGCCGCCTTCACGAAGTGAGCCGGGAAATCGCCCGCCATCTGTTTTCCCAGTCCAATCACCCCCATATCAAAAGCGGCGAGTGTTATGTGGCCTACCTGACGGATGTGATGCTGGACAACGAGAAAACGGATGCCCTGGGGATTTTTAAGAGCGAGGTCAAACAGGACTTCCTGCAATTTGAGGAGCAGGGTGCCAACCTGGATATGCTGGTCCGTCAGGGTGTCAACCTGAACCGGCTGGACAAGGGCTGCCTGATCTTTAACCGCGAACGGGAAAACGGCTTCAAGGTCCTGTCCTCGGACAGCAACCGCTACGACGCGAAATACTGGCTGGAGGAATTCCTGGGCCTGGCCCCGCTCACCGACGAGAACTTCTACACCAAAAACTACCTGAAATTCTGCCAGAATTTTGCAAAGGATGTCGTCCTCCCGGCCGAGGACAAGCAACAGGAGGTCCTGTTCATGAACCGGGCGGTGAACCATTTTGCCAAGAACGATGATTTTGAGGAAACGCGGTTTTTGAACGAGGTGATGGACAACCCGGAACTTATCCCGGAGTTCAAGCACTACAAGACCGAAAAAGGGCCCAAGTACAGTATCGAGGACGTATCCAACTTCCAGATTGCCAACAAGGCAGTAAGCGATTCGCGGAAGAAGATCAAAAACGTCATCGACCTGGATACCAATATCCAGATCAAACTAAACTTCATCAACCCGGATTCGGCCGAGAAATTCGTCGAAAAAGGCTGGGACGAGGAGCGGCAGATGTACTACTACCTGGTGTACTTTAACCGGGAACAGAAGAGCTGA
- a CDS encoding IS1096 element passenger TnpR family protein yields MVYKIRIILDAQEDIFRDLEVEADSNLEELHNAISQAFGFLGEEMASFYTCDENWNQEEEIPLFDMSEGGNDIRLMQDTPMAEVLNEDEPKLLYVYDFLNMWTFFVELADIAEKEDGNSYPNLLFSFGELPESPPEKRFEAESEGPVEDEPFGSYDDLDFDENWN; encoded by the coding sequence ATGGTATACAAAATCCGGATCATACTGGACGCCCAGGAGGATATTTTCCGGGATTTGGAGGTAGAAGCAGACAGCAACCTGGAGGAATTGCACAATGCAATCTCCCAGGCTTTCGGCTTTCTGGGAGAGGAGATGGCGTCATTTTACACCTGTGACGAAAACTGGAACCAGGAAGAGGAAATCCCGCTGTTCGATATGAGCGAGGGCGGAAATGATATCCGGCTGATGCAGGACACCCCGATGGCCGAGGTCCTCAACGAGGACGAACCCAAATTGCTGTACGTCTACGATTTCCTGAATATGTGGACATTCTTCGTGGAACTGGCGGATATTGCCGAAAAGGAAGACGGGAACAGCTATCCGAACCTGTTGTTCAGCTTTGGAGAATTGCCCGAATCCCCGCCGGAAAAGCGCTTTGAAGCCGAATCGGAAGGTCCCGTGGAGGATGAACCCTTTGGCAGTTACGACGACCTGGATTTTGACGAAAACTGGAATTAG